GCGCCCCGATGACCTGCTGCTGCATGCCTTCTTCCTGGTCACCCACCTCCTCAGCAAGTTCGACTGGCCGCCAGAGAAGGTCCTAGCACTCTATCGCAAGCGCGGCAGCGCCGAGGCGCACATGGGCGAAGTGAAGTCGGCGCTCGACGTGCACCTCTCGTCGACCGATCGCGGCGCCTCCACCGTTCAGGACGTGATGGCGCGCAACGAGGTGAGCTTGCTGCTCAGTCTCTACGCCTACCAGGTCCTGCATGGCCTGCGCTGCCTCCTGGAGCGGCAAACCCGACAAGGCTGGAGCCTGAGCCGGATGCGCGAGCAGGTGCTCAAGGTCGCCGCCACGCTGAGGCTGCACGCTCGGCGAATCACCGTTCATCTGGGTGCCGCCGCCGACAAGTGGTGGCCGACGCTGCTGAAGGGGCTACCGAAGCTGACCGCACTGAGCTGACGCTCCTGCGAGACCACCACAGCATCAGAAAGCGAGCGACCGGAGCGGCGGTCGGCGATCACGGCTGCTTGGACGGCCGCCATTGATTCCAAAGAGCTATAATAAGTAAGTAGGAAAAGGGCTGCGTTCTGGCATTACTCAACAGCCACTCGCGCTGAAGAGGCGAATCCTGATAAGCAATGCCAACAGCCAGTACCTTCAGACCGCTCAATCAGCGCCCTCGTGAATAAGGCGGGATGATTTCACGATCAGAACTCGACCAGCTAGGGCTATATGGATTCCTAGGACGTGCTTCTTTTTTTATATTCAGTCTGACAGTTTTTAGTATTTTCCTTGGGCATCTAGCTATCATTATTGCATTTATTTTAAGCATGGTATACATGTCAGACAGATGGCTATGGTGGGTGGTTGCGTGGCCAGTAACACATGTGGTTTGGCATTTTTTAATGTCTTGTTTTTTAGTAATATTGCTTCAGGCTTTAAAGTGGGTTTGCTGGTTAGTTCATGGTGAATGAAGATCGAATAAAATTCACAGCCCGGTGACACCCTTTACATCACACCATGACTATTTAAGGGGCACCCCTGTATAATGGTAATATAGACAAACTAAGGCAAGAGCGTAGCAAACCTGCACCTCTGCTTGAGGCGTCACATCATAGTCCGCTTCTGGCCGAAAGAGGAAGGTTCGCCTATGCTTGATGTAAGGCAGATTGCTGCTTACAAAGCAAAAACGACATTCAGGCAAAGGCAGCAGGCGCGCTCATTGCTATTATTTATTTCATCCTGAGGCAGAAAACTCTTATGAAGTTGGCAACTGGAAGCTCACAGTTTTGTTGAACCTGCTGCTTGTCGCGATCGGGGTTTTTCTTCTGACAGGTGGAGGTGAGGCACTTATCAGAGGTTCTCTGGCTGCAGCAAATCGGCTGGGGATTTCACCTTTGCTCAGCGGGTTGCTGATTGTAGGTTTCGGTACGTCTGCTCCAGAGTTGGTTGTTTCAATCGATGCGGCTTTGAGTGAGCGGCCAGACATCGCAATCGGTAACGTTGTAGGGAGCAATATTGGCAATATATTGCTAATTCTAGGTTTGTGCGCGCTGATAACGCCGCTTGCTGTTAAGCCGCTGGTGTTGCGGCGTGATGGCGTCACTGTTGTAGTGGCTAGCATTTTGTTTCTTGTTCTTGTCGGTGGGGATGCCTTGGAAAGGTCTGACGCTGGCATATTCCTTTTGGCGCTAGCCGCTTATCTGATATGGGCTTATGTGACTGAACGGTCCGGTAAAGTTCCTTCCGCAGAGTTACATAGAGCTGAAGGGAAGGAGATGACTTCGTTACCAAAAACTACGCTATGGATAGTCATGGCGATTGTGTTGGGTCTGGGGCTTTTGATCACGGGCTCGCAAGTCTTGCTAAAGGGAGCTGTGGGAATAGCCGAGTCATTTCGTGTCTCAGAGGCTGTAATAGGTCTGACCCTTGTGGCGGTTGGTACGTCTCTGCCTGAGCTTTCCATCTCAGTAATTGCGGCATTACGGCGGCATGCCGATGTTGCTATTGGAAATATTCTGGGAAGCAATACTTTCAATCTCCTGGGAATACTCGGAATTTCCGCGTTCCTGCAGCCTCTTCCAGTCCATGAGCGAATCTTGCAGTTTGATCAGTGGGTCATGCTGGGAACGTCGCTTATTCTGTTGCTTTTTCTATACACTGGGAGTCGCCTTAGCAGGATCGAAGGCGGGTTACTCATGCTCGGTTACGTAGCGTATGTGGGTCTGAGTTTTACGATATTCCGTTCATAAGCTCTTGGCGTAAAGGCTTATTCACGTCAAGTTCAGCGTAACTTTCCTGATTTTGGATTCGGCTAAACTACTAAGCTGCGTGTGTTGGCGACGATATATGAGGTTTAGCCGAACGTCCGCTCTTGGCCGAAACCTGACATCGCCACCCTGCAATGGCTTCGCCGATTTGGTGAAGCCGGATTATCAAGTCGTGGGAACAATGAGGATCCGCCCACGATTTGCGAATACCCAGCATCCGCTTGTTCTCAAGCACTGCCATGTACACCTGTATAGGCCTGGTAGGCGTCGTCCAACAGCATGCCCACATGAGCAAGCAGGGCGTCATCATCCGGGCAGCGCTCCCGGGCGCCGCTCAACATCAGCTTCAGCCCGGCCGCCTCGGGCACGGGAGCGCCTCCGACGTCCAGGTAGTGCACCAGTTCCCCGAGCCTGACCAGCGCACCATCCGCCACCAGCCCGAACCTCGCCAGCAACACTTCGAAGGTCACCTTGTCGTCGGCATGGGTGAAGGCGGCCCCGTCGAAATCGAACCCCAGCGCCTCCGGCGGACATTGCGCCGGGCTCTCCAGCCACAGGAAGCGCGCCTCGGGGTCGATGAAGCGCTGGATCAACCAGGCCGACGCCACACGATCCACCCACAGGTGACGACGGGTAGCCCACAGTCGGCCGCGAAAGGCGCTTCGATCCAGAGCGGTAATCCCGGCACGGGTGGCCTTGGGCTCGTCGGGCACGAAGCAGCGGTTGTAGGTGGCCTCGGCGTCTGCCAGGGCCATGACGGCTCGCTCTCTGATGGTCCCCGGAAAGAAATCGATCTCGACGGTCGCCTGCAAGCGCCGCTGCAGCTGAAGAAGCCGGCGCTGCGCCTCACGTTCCTCCAGGCTGGGACACTCCTGCTGCCAACTGGCGACGGCCTCGAGCAACTCCTGATACTCCGAATCCCGGTCGAAGAGGGCGGGCAACACCTCCGTTGTCTCCAGGCGCGTTTCGTCCACCTCGATCAGCAGGGACTTGCCGCCTAGGGCCTGGATGGCATCGGCCTGGTGGTGCAGCGCCCGGTATCGCGATGGGCCTGCCGGCAACAGGTAGACACCGTCACGCAGCACGGCCGCACCCATGCCGCGCAAGGCCCGCCAGAGCCGCATGCGCGTGCTGCCCGCCCGCCCGCTCAGGCTCATGACCAGTATCAGCCAGCGTCTTTCGTCGTCTACCATGTCATCTATCATCGTTGTACATGTAACATCTGTGTTATACGCTCTACAATATCATGCCGCCATCGTCTTCGTGAGAGTGTACATGCCCCCCGTCAATGAAACGCCCCACCAGGTTCCCTTTCGCGAGGCCGTGATGGTCTGGCTGCGCGTGGCCATGCTCAGCTTCGGCGGCCCCGCCGGCCAGATCGCCGTGATGCATCGCATCCTGGTCGAGGAGAAGAAATGGATCGGCGAGCGGCGTTTCCTGCACGCCCTCAACTACTGCATGATGCTGCCGGGGCCGGAGGCCCAGCAGCTGGCGATCTACATCGGCTGGCTGATGCACCGTACCAGGGGCGGCCTGGTCGCCGGCTGTCTCTTCGTGCTGCCCGGTTTCATCGCCATCCTGGCGTTGAGCTACCTCTATGCCACGCTGGGCAACGTGGGCCTGGTGGAAGGGCTGTTCTTCGGCCTGAAGGCCGCCGTGCTGGCGGTGGTGCTCAATGCGGTGGTGCGGATCGGCAAGCGGGCACTCAGGAACCGGATCATGCTGGGCCTCGCGGCGGCGGCCTTCGTGGCGATCTTCTTCTTCGATATCGCCTTTCCGTTGATCATCCTGAGTGCTGCCCTGCTGGGCTACTGGGGCGGCAAGCGCGGCATGGCAGCGTTCCAGGTAGGGGGGGGCCACGGCGATGGCAATGCCCCGGGCCTGAGCGACCGCGACTCGCTGCTCGGTGAGGGGCTTCCGGCCCATGCCCGGCCCAACCGCCGCTGGTCACTGCGCATCTCGGCGACCTTCCTGCTGCTGTGGCTGACGCCGGTGGCGCTGCTGCTGATTACCCTGGGGGGTGAGAACGTCTTCAGCCAGATCGCCACCTTCTTCAGCAAGATGGCCGTGGTGACCTTCGGCGGCGCCTATGCGGTGCTCGGCTACGTGACCCAGGAGGCGGTCCAGAACTACGGTTGGCTGGCCCCCGGGGAGATGCTGGATGGCCTGGGGATGGCCGAGACCACGCCGGGGCCGCTGATTCAGGTGGTGCAGTTCGTCGGTTTCATGGGTGCCTTCCGCGAAGCCACCGGGCTCGACCCGATGCTGGCGGCGACGCTCGCGGCAGTGCTCACCACCTGGGTGACCTTCGTGCCCTGCTTCCTGTGGATCTTCCTCGGCGCGCCCTACGTGGAGCGCCTGCGCGACAACCGGGCCCTGACTGCGGCGCTGTCGGCCATCACGGCGGCGGTGGTGGGCGTGATCTTGAACCTGGCGATCTGGTTCGGTCTTCACGTGATCTTCGCCGAGGTCGAGGAGCGGCATGCCCTGGGGGCCCGCCTGCTGATCCCGCAGCTCGGCACCCTCGACCCCCTGGCCCTGCTGCTGGCCGCCGGCGCCATGGTCGCCATCTTTCACTTCAAGGTCGGCATGCTCAAGGTGCTGGGAAGCTGTGCGCTGCTTGGTGTGCTGGCCTCCCTGGTCCTCTTCTAGTCAACGCCGATACTGTATGGCGGGTTTCGCCCCATGGCAGTATGTCTTCCTTCCGCCTGTGTCGTCTCACGATGGCCATCTCACATGATGGCCGTCGAGGACGACATTGTGCCAATGCCGGCCTGCTGCCTGTCGACTTCTCCCTTTCGACTTTTCCCTGAGCGGGAAGTCTGCGTCGGGTCCGGCCTGGGAGGAGGTGGGCGGCGGCTGTCGTGCCGCCCGCTCGCGCTGGCGTAGAACGCCCTGGCTCATCGAGGCGCTCCCTGGCTTAAGGTCGGCGCCGTCGGCCATCAGTGCCACACTGACACCGACCATCCTTCGACGGAGAGTGCCCATGAGCAACGGACCCTACGGGCAGATCGCCTGCGGCTGCGGTGCGCTATCGCTGCTGGTATGCGGCGCCCCCCTGGCTCTCGGCGAAGACGCCGAGGGCGAGGCGGTGGCCTTCTGGCCGCTCTCGGCCATCCAGATCGGCCAGGGGGCCGATGAGCTCGAGCTGTTGATGGAAGCGCGCGGTGGCGAGGCCTGGC
The Halomonas alkalicola DNA segment above includes these coding regions:
- the chrA gene encoding chromate efflux transporter, whose product is MPPVNETPHQVPFREAVMVWLRVAMLSFGGPAGQIAVMHRILVEEKKWIGERRFLHALNYCMMLPGPEAQQLAIYIGWLMHRTRGGLVAGCLFVLPGFIAILALSYLYATLGNVGLVEGLFFGLKAAVLAVVLNAVVRIGKRALRNRIMLGLAAAAFVAIFFFDIAFPLIILSAALLGYWGGKRGMAAFQVGGGHGDGNAPGLSDRDSLLGEGLPAHARPNRRWSLRISATFLLLWLTPVALLLITLGGENVFSQIATFFSKMAVVTFGGAYAVLGYVTQEAVQNYGWLAPGEMLDGLGMAETTPGPLIQVVQFVGFMGAFREATGLDPMLAATLAAVLTTWVTFVPCFLWIFLGAPYVERLRDNRALTAALSAITAAVVGVILNLAIWFGLHVIFAEVEERHALGARLLIPQLGTLDPLALLLAAGAMVAIFHFKVGMLKVLGSCALLGVLASLVLF
- a CDS encoding chromate resistance protein ChrB domain-containing protein; translated protein: MVDDERRWLILVMSLSGRAGSTRMRLWRALRGMGAAVLRDGVYLLPAGPSRYRALHHQADAIQALGGKSLLIEVDETRLETTEVLPALFDRDSEYQELLEAVASWQQECPSLEEREAQRRLLQLQRRLQATVEIDFFPGTIRERAVMALADAEATYNRCFVPDEPKATRAGITALDRSAFRGRLWATRRHLWVDRVASAWLIQRFIDPEARFLWLESPAQCPPEALGFDFDGAAFTHADDKVTFEVLLARFGLVADGALVRLGELVHYLDVGGAPVPEAAGLKLMLSGARERCPDDDALLAHVGMLLDDAYQAYTGVHGSA
- a CDS encoding calcium/sodium antiporter; translated protein: MLNLLLVAIGVFLLTGGGEALIRGSLAAANRLGISPLLSGLLIVGFGTSAPELVVSIDAALSERPDIAIGNVVGSNIGNILLILGLCALITPLAVKPLVLRRDGVTVVVASILFLVLVGGDALERSDAGIFLLALAAYLIWAYVTERSGKVPSAELHRAEGKEMTSLPKTTLWIVMAIVLGLGLLITGSQVLLKGAVGIAESFRVSEAVIGLTLVAVGTSLPELSISVIAALRRHADVAIGNILGSNTFNLLGILGISAFLQPLPVHERILQFDQWVMLGTSLILLLFLYTGSRLSRIEGGLLMLGYVAYVGLSFTIFRS